One window of the Candidatus Zixiibacteriota bacterium genome contains the following:
- a CDS encoding right-handed parallel beta-helix repeat-containing protein, with product MEHFKMRWQTWLVGAVVGVLALTARPAIAATLVVDDDGFATATDCDAAIGTYSTIGAAVTAAAVGDTILVCPGTYTEQVTVTKNNLTLQSVTPLAAIIQAPASMADPKAIVRVNGATGISILDFTISGPGGGGCDSIRYGVRIDGGGSATLDGNRIKDIRDNPLSGCQNGIGILIGRAFESTTGSATVTDNEIVGYQKGGSVVDNAGSNAVISWNQVVGAGPTEIIGQNGIQLSRGATATIADNEVRNNFYLNSRAADPGCPFATPVDPPPSPFPVGSCLVTATGILFFQSGSPGDQGQLNSENTLRRNQVNALVIP from the coding sequence ATGGAACACTTCAAGATGCGATGGCAAACGTGGCTGGTTGGAGCGGTGGTGGGAGTCTTAGCCCTGACGGCTAGGCCGGCGATAGCAGCAACCCTGGTAGTGGATGACGATGGATTCGCAACGGCCACCGACTGCGATGCGGCGATCGGGACATACAGCACCATCGGGGCGGCAGTGACGGCAGCTGCTGTGGGAGACACGATTCTCGTCTGCCCCGGGACGTATACCGAGCAGGTGACCGTGACCAAAAACAACTTGACCCTGCAGTCCGTGACGCCGCTGGCGGCGATCATCCAGGCACCGGCATCTATGGCGGACCCAAAGGCCATCGTCCGGGTGAACGGAGCCACGGGCATCTCGATCCTGGACTTTACGATCTCCGGCCCTGGCGGTGGCGGGTGCGATAGCATCCGGTACGGGGTTCGAATCGATGGCGGCGGATCGGCTACGCTCGACGGGAACAGGATCAAGGACATCCGGGATAATCCCCTTAGCGGGTGTCAGAACGGGATCGGCATCCTGATAGGCCGCGCTTTCGAGAGCACGACCGGAAGCGCAACCGTCACGGATAACGAGATCGTCGGGTACCAGAAGGGCGGGAGCGTCGTGGACAATGCGGGTTCTAACGCAGTGATCTCCTGGAACCAAGTGGTCGGCGCTGGTCCGACAGAGATCATCGGGCAGAACGGGATTCAATTGAGCCGGGGGGCGACAGCCACGATTGCCGATAACGAAGTCAGGAACAACTTTTACCTGAACAGCCGCGCCGCTGACCCAGGGTGCCCCTTTGCGACACCCGTCGACCCGCCTCCGTCGCCGTTTCCCGTAGGAAGCTGCCTTGTCACTGCCACGGGAATCCTGTTCTTCCAGTCGGGCAGTCCCGGCGATCAGGGGCAACTGAATTCAGAGAACACCCTACGCCGGAACCAGGTCAACGCGCTCGTGATCCCGTAG
- a CDS encoding sulfite oxidase: MEYEKLTREEDYLQSRADEYVWRRSKELGVSRRRFFQILVAGGAAASLGGRFSSKAWAQVAPTPVIKPTPKDLFNDFGSNKEMRWERMYERGYVVPNELFFVRNHTRTPLVDPKKWRLRVEGSGIQKPIELTYDELISLPSVSVIRYVECAGNGRSFFEATHGKKADGTQWKLGAVGVAEWTGVPLAEVLNRAGLKNSARDVMPEGLDDLKVRRPMSVAKALEGDTLLVYAMNGQPLPPDHGFPVRALVPGWIGVANIKWVGRIEVSEKPLFSSWNTDTYVLIGPDYKPEPPSKGPVLSNQNLKSALELPWGGEITSMRRLVRGRSWSPFGKIAKVEYTLDQGKSWQTARLREPNIAAAWVRWDFDWEPKPGKYTIRIRATDEKANTQPDGVPFNQQGYLYNAVVDHPITVK; the protein is encoded by the coding sequence ATGGAATACGAAAAGCTGACCCGAGAAGAAGACTATTTACAGTCTCGTGCTGACGAGTACGTTTGGCGGCGCTCCAAGGAGCTTGGCGTGTCGCGGCGCCGATTTTTTCAGATCCTGGTGGCGGGGGGTGCGGCGGCGAGTTTAGGCGGCCGGTTCAGCTCCAAGGCTTGGGCTCAAGTAGCTCCGACCCCTGTAATCAAGCCTACGCCTAAAGATCTGTTTAATGATTTTGGCAGCAACAAGGAGATGCGTTGGGAGAGGATGTACGAGCGCGGTTATGTGGTTCCCAATGAGCTGTTCTTCGTGCGCAATCACACGAGAACGCCGCTGGTGGACCCTAAAAAATGGCGGTTGCGGGTTGAAGGCTCGGGGATTCAGAAGCCCATAGAGCTGACATACGATGAGCTCATTTCCCTGCCCTCGGTATCGGTGATCCGCTATGTCGAATGCGCCGGGAACGGGCGCAGTTTTTTTGAAGCGACTCATGGCAAGAAAGCGGATGGAACCCAGTGGAAGCTCGGAGCCGTTGGTGTGGCGGAATGGACCGGTGTGCCTCTGGCCGAGGTTCTGAATCGCGCGGGACTTAAGAACAGCGCAAGAGACGTGATGCCGGAAGGGTTAGACGATCTCAAGGTTCGGCGCCCGATGTCAGTCGCCAAGGCCCTGGAGGGAGATACATTGCTTGTCTATGCGATGAACGGGCAGCCGCTGCCGCCGGATCACGGTTTCCCTGTCCGGGCGCTCGTTCCGGGGTGGATCGGCGTCGCCAATATCAAGTGGGTGGGACGAATCGAAGTCTCGGAGAAACCGCTTTTTTCTTCGTGGAACACTGACACCTATGTGCTCATCGGGCCCGACTACAAGCCCGAGCCTCCTTCCAAAGGTCCCGTCCTTTCTAACCAGAACCTGAAAAGCGCGCTGGAGCTTCCCTGGGGCGGAGAAATCACGTCGATGCGACGCCTGGTTCGAGGCCGGAGCTGGTCTCCTTTTGGAAAAATCGCAAAGGTCGAGTACACCCTGGACCAGGGTAAGAGCTGGCAAACAGCGAGGTTGAGGGAGCCGAACATCGCTGCTGCCTGGGTGCGCTGGGATTTTGACTGGGAGCCCAAGCCCGGGAAGTATACCATCCGCATCCGCGCCACGGACGAAAAGGCAAACACACAGCCCGACGGAGTTCCGTTTAATCAACAGGGCTACCTCTACAACGCGGTGGTGGATCACCCGATAACCGTGAAATAG
- a CDS encoding thermonuclease family protein, producing the protein MLVKKTCSGTSTLACLLLLCAAFLQLSSAPVLGQGSRAQLRRVSHVVDGDTIVLENGEKVRLIGVDTPETRHPQRPVERFGKEASAFTKSLLEGQRVLIETDPANSHLGHKDKYGRTLAYVWTEQGKLVNAEIIRQGYGHALTRYPFKYLPEFRDLERHAREQGNGLWSVYAENLPGPRDAGSGAVRRSVNRTRAAHSPQPQPAPNRTPESATSDVEARENRSPDGSQYDAPVIDRTPAGQPIYQGPCGGRYHITSGGRKSYHPRPGS; encoded by the coding sequence ATGCTCGTGAAAAAAACTTGCTCCGGCACGTCTACGCTTGCCTGCCTTCTACTGCTTTGCGCTGCCTTCTTGCAGCTTAGCTCCGCGCCAGTCCTTGGCCAGGGATCCAGGGCTCAGCTCAGAAGGGTCAGCCATGTCGTCGACGGCGACACGATCGTTCTGGAGAACGGAGAGAAGGTACGGTTGATTGGCGTCGATACGCCGGAGACGCGTCATCCGCAACGGCCCGTGGAGCGCTTCGGGAAAGAGGCGAGCGCCTTTACTAAGAGTCTCCTGGAAGGCCAGAGGGTTCTGATAGAAACCGATCCCGCAAATTCGCACCTCGGTCACAAGGACAAATACGGCCGAACCTTGGCATACGTATGGACGGAGCAGGGAAAGCTCGTCAACGCCGAAATCATCCGACAAGGCTACGGTCACGCTTTGACGCGATATCCGTTCAAATATCTTCCTGAGTTCAGAGATTTGGAAAGGCATGCGCGGGAACAGGGGAATGGATTATGGTCGGTCTACGCCGAGAACTTGCCCGGTCCCCGCGATGCTGGATCAGGAGCAGTCCGGCGTTCTGTTAACCGAACTCGAGCCGCTCATTCACCGCAGCCTCAACCGGCTCCAAACAGGACTCCGGAAAGCGCAACGTCGGACGTAGAAGCTCGGGAAAACCGCTCTCCAGACGGGAGCCAGTACGATGCGCCGGTCATCGACCGCACTCCCGCCGGCCAACCGATCTACCAAGGACCGTGCGGCGGGCGGTATCACATAACGTCCGGCGGCCGCAAAAGCTACCATCCGAGACCGGGGAGCTGA
- a CDS encoding GAF domain-containing protein, with protein MLSAEGSIQRLIDNVPAAIFIFQRDKNRLVNPAAEAVTGYTRRELLGMDFWHILHPDFRELVRERGLARQKGSSVPPRYEVKIVRKDGEERWLDYSGGLIRFRGKPAVIGAAIDITEKKRAELKAEQHLKRLTAINVLTTATTQSLDLAATLEEAARSILELFRFDGTRIYLFDDAMESLHLRAAFDTFPGLLPAAKAIRSGAGCIGKAAKTGDPLVFEDLQIDPRYDRLSRSGRARKEGVRFFAAIPIRSKLRAWGALVCVGKESRRLGIEDIDLLITLCNGVAIAVENATLYQQTAEKAKELSALYSVAAIAAGVLDVHALLHQSMRKVLEIFGFTAARIYIVDDETREIRLAAQEGFPPDFVAPASYRPGEGLVGEVIESGRTLTFEDMRNDPAYQRMAKARLMLQAGFRASFFIPLRVRGETLGVMNLVKSEPHAFSPNELQLINAIAYHLGIAVENASIFARLRRKTADLEKANRTKDEFLSVMSHELRTPLNVVMGYTELIRKGMFGQVNTEMENAILKIVKQTHKLLSMIDSILLATKIEAGAVAAERREVDVLDLMNDLKSSYDLLPRPGVRLEWKVQAGMPPLRADGDKLRSILQNLIDNAIKFTERGCVTVSAAHFPEADRTEFSVADTGIGIDPAKAEAIFEKFYQVDSSETRTYGGMGLGLYIVKRLAELLGGRVAVRSELGKGATFTVAIPSSPGG; from the coding sequence GTGCTAAGCGCCGAGGGCTCCATCCAACGGCTGATCGACAACGTCCCGGCCGCGATCTTCATCTTTCAGCGTGACAAGAACCGTCTGGTCAATCCGGCCGCCGAGGCGGTGACCGGCTACACGCGCAGAGAGCTGCTCGGGATGGACTTCTGGCACATCCTCCATCCCGATTTCCGCGAGCTCGTGCGGGAACGAGGGCTGGCGCGCCAGAAGGGTTCGAGCGTACCGCCGCGCTATGAGGTGAAGATCGTCCGCAAGGACGGCGAGGAGCGATGGCTGGATTACAGCGGGGGCCTGATTCGGTTCCGCGGTAAGCCGGCAGTGATCGGAGCCGCGATCGACATCACCGAGAAAAAGCGAGCCGAGCTGAAGGCGGAGCAGCATCTCAAGCGCCTCACGGCAATCAACGTCCTCACGACGGCGACGACGCAATCGCTCGATCTGGCGGCGACGCTCGAGGAGGCCGCTCGGTCGATCCTCGAACTGTTTCGCTTCGACGGCACCCGGATCTATCTTTTCGACGATGCCATGGAGTCGCTCCATCTCAGGGCCGCTTTCGACACCTTTCCGGGCCTGCTGCCAGCGGCAAAGGCGATCCGCAGCGGGGCGGGCTGCATCGGGAAAGCAGCGAAGACGGGCGATCCACTGGTTTTCGAGGATCTCCAGATCGATCCGCGCTACGACCGGTTGAGCCGGAGCGGGCGGGCGAGAAAGGAAGGCGTCAGGTTTTTCGCGGCGATCCCGATCCGAAGCAAGTTGAGAGCATGGGGGGCCCTGGTTTGCGTCGGAAAGGAAAGCAGGCGCCTCGGCATCGAGGATATCGACCTGCTGATCACGCTGTGCAACGGGGTGGCGATCGCCGTCGAGAATGCGACCCTTTACCAGCAGACCGCCGAGAAGGCCAAGGAACTCTCCGCCCTCTATTCCGTCGCGGCGATCGCCGCGGGAGTTCTCGACGTCCACGCGCTGCTGCACCAGAGTATGCGCAAGGTCCTGGAGATCTTCGGCTTTACCGCGGCGCGCATCTACATCGTCGACGACGAAACCCGCGAGATCCGGCTTGCGGCGCAGGAAGGCTTTCCCCCGGACTTCGTCGCCCCGGCCAGCTACCGGCCGGGGGAGGGGCTGGTGGGCGAGGTGATCGAAAGCGGCCGGACGCTGACGTTCGAAGACATGCGCAACGATCCCGCGTACCAGCGCATGGCGAAGGCGAGGCTCATGCTCCAGGCGGGCTTCAGGGCGTCGTTTTTCATCCCGCTGCGCGTCAGGGGAGAAACCCTCGGCGTCATGAATCTCGTCAAGAGCGAGCCTCACGCGTTCTCGCCGAACGAGCTGCAGTTGATCAACGCCATCGCCTATCACCTCGGGATCGCGGTGGAGAACGCGAGCATCTTTGCGCGACTGAGGCGCAAGACCGCCGATCTGGAAAAGGCCAACCGGACCAAGGACGAGTTCCTGAGCGTGATGTCGCACGAGCTGCGGACGCCGTTGAACGTGGTCATGGGCTACACCGAGCTCATCCGCAAGGGCATGTTCGGGCAGGTGAACACCGAGATGGAGAACGCGATCCTGAAGATCGTCAAGCAGACGCACAAGCTGCTGTCGATGATCGACAGCATCCTGCTCGCCACCAAGATCGAGGCCGGTGCCGTCGCGGCGGAGCGGCGCGAAGTGGACGTCCTCGATCTGATGAACGACCTGAAATCGTCCTACGACCTGCTGCCGCGTCCCGGCGTCCGCCTCGAATGGAAGGTCCAGGCCGGCATGCCGCCTCTCCGCGCCGACGGCGATAAGCTGCGCTCGATTCTGCAGAACCTGATCGACAACGCGATCAAGTTCACCGAGCGCGGATGCGTGACGGTCTCCGCCGCCCATTTTCCTGAAGCCGACCGCACGGAATTCTCGGTCGCGGACACGGGTATCGGCATCGATCCGGCCAAGGCGGAGGCGATCTTCGAGAAGTTCTACCAGGTGGACAGCTCGGAAACGAGAACCTACGGGGGAATGGGCCTGGGGCTTTACATCGTCAAGCGGCTAGCCGAGCTGCTCGGCGGCAGGGTCGCGGTTCGAAGCGAGCTCGGCAAGGGCGCAACCTTTACCGTAGCGATTCCGTCGAGCCCAGGCGGGTAG
- a CDS encoding response regulator — translation MPYRILVVEDNPDCREMIALHLKWLGYEPLEAETGEAAIGMALAERPDLIILDLALPGMSGFQTASRLKNDPQTRDIPIVAHTAFPEDEYRSRVAEAGMLALVPKPVSPRVLQATIERCFRSVKAD, via the coding sequence ATGCCGTACAGAATCCTTGTGGTCGAGGACAATCCCGATTGCCGGGAGATGATCGCGCTCCACCTCAAGTGGCTGGGCTATGAGCCGCTCGAGGCGGAAACCGGGGAAGCGGCGATCGGCATGGCTCTGGCGGAGCGGCCCGACCTCATCATCCTGGATCTCGCGCTTCCCGGGATGAGCGGGTTTCAGACCGCGAGCCGGCTCAAGAACGATCCGCAAACGCGCGATATACCCATCGTCGCCCATACGGCGTTTCCGGAAGACGAGTACAGGAGCCGGGTCGCCGAGGCCGGCATGCTGGCGCTCGTGCCCAAGCCCGTCTCTCCCAGGGTTCTCCAGGCGACGATCGAACGATGCTTTCGATCCGTGAAGGCTGACTGA
- a CDS encoding DUF3870 domain-containing protein has protein sequence MAKRSNGDVLYVVGYGRLPEGTTAKHVYNVLGLGLELDRESGTILEVSCTTVPPHGNEVLRKIIVGKKLEKDYGAITRQIRRHYIDRTRGALLAALEDVLTRLKEAKSDP, from the coding sequence ATGGCTAAGAGAAGCAACGGAGACGTCCTCTACGTCGTGGGATACGGACGGCTTCCCGAGGGGACCACGGCGAAGCACGTCTACAACGTCCTCGGTCTCGGGCTGGAGCTCGACCGGGAGAGCGGGACGATTCTCGAGGTTTCTTGTACCACCGTTCCTCCGCACGGCAACGAGGTCCTGAGAAAGATCATCGTCGGAAAGAAGCTGGAAAAAGATTACGGGGCCATCACGAGGCAGATCCGCCGCCATTACATCGACCGCACGCGGGGGGCCCTGCTGGCCGCGCTCGAGGACGTGTTGACCCGACTCAAGGAGGCCAAGAGCGACCCGTGA
- a CDS encoding helix-turn-helix domain-containing protein: MASRKGSLMARERLQLLTAEEAAKYLRLHVKSVYRLAKQGKIPSRKVGGTWRFHRHAIETWLTKGRGA, translated from the coding sequence ATGGCCTCTAGAAAGGGCTCGCTCATGGCAAGAGAACGGCTGCAGCTTCTCACGGCCGAGGAAGCCGCGAAATACCTGCGGCTCCATGTGAAAAGCGTCTATCGCTTGGCGAAGCAAGGGAAAATCCCGTCGCGCAAGGTCGGCGGGACCTGGCGTTTTCACCGCCACGCCATCGAGACGTGGCTGACAAAGGGACGAGGGGCCTAG
- a CDS encoding methyltransferase domain-containing protein — protein MKRSLEQEKMDLPGNPRDVLEADLRNLRAINRYLGGRRSVLFVLKRLLAKSGSRRFTLLDVGTGSGDIPVAITRWARQRGIRATILALEPAAVTAAVAATETRGFPEISVVRGDGFAPPIGERSVDFVLVSQLLHHFSEESIAALLSGWSRLACRAIIVSDLVRHPLAYCAILCLTRCFTRNPMTLNDAPLSVRRAFTRAEWRNLFIRSGFKEIEIFSLFPFRIAALLPLDAAR, from the coding sequence GTGAAGCGAAGCCTCGAACAGGAAAAAATGGACCTCCCGGGAAATCCGAGGGACGTGCTGGAGGCGGACCTGCGCAACCTGCGCGCGATCAATCGCTATCTCGGCGGGCGCCGAAGCGTGCTGTTCGTGCTGAAGCGGCTATTGGCGAAGAGCGGGAGCCGGCGCTTCACGCTTCTCGACGTCGGCACCGGAAGCGGAGATATCCCCGTCGCGATCACCCGGTGGGCACGGCAAAGAGGCATCCGGGCCACGATTCTCGCCCTCGAGCCCGCTGCGGTTACAGCCGCTGTCGCGGCGACCGAGACCCGGGGTTTTCCGGAGATCTCCGTCGTCAGGGGCGACGGGTTTGCTCCCCCGATCGGCGAACGGTCGGTGGATTTCGTCCTCGTCTCGCAGCTCCTGCACCATTTCTCCGAGGAAAGCATAGCCGCTCTTCTTTCGGGCTGGAGCAGGCTGGCGTGCCGGGCGATCATCGTGAGCGATCTCGTCCGCCACCCCCTGGCTTACTGCGCGATCCTCTGCCTCACGCGCTGCTTTACGCGAAACCCGATGACGCTCAACGACGCGCCGCTCTCGGTCCGGCGGGCGTTTACGAGAGCCGAATGGCGCAATCTCTTTATCCGCAGCGGCTTTAAGGAGATCGAGATCTTTTCGCTGTTCCCGTTTCGCATTGCCGCGCTTCTTCCTCTCGATGCCGCGAGGTGA
- a CDS encoding OmpA family protein, with the protein MITLSDLTLLLLGFCVLWYVAGARQARTPDPATVSAEKPPVAASADPAGWEEVRAELSGLFTEAGVAADVTIESDAAEIVLTLKDSVPFKSGSAGLEPPTEAIIARIAAVVLSRSDLSVEVSGHTDDVPIATPNFPSNWELSAARAARVARHLIENGVDPSRIRVLGYADQRPRAASRRENRRVEIRLYRDGAGRGAAAG; encoded by the coding sequence ATGATCACGCTCAGCGACCTGACGCTGCTGCTTCTCGGATTTTGCGTGCTCTGGTACGTGGCGGGTGCAAGACAGGCGCGCACACCCGACCCGGCGACCGTCAGCGCGGAAAAGCCGCCGGTCGCGGCTTCGGCCGATCCGGCGGGTTGGGAAGAAGTTCGCGCCGAGCTGAGCGGCCTCTTTACGGAGGCGGGCGTGGCGGCCGATGTCACGATCGAGTCGGACGCCGCGGAGATCGTGCTTACTTTGAAAGATTCCGTGCCGTTCAAGTCCGGCAGCGCAGGCCTGGAGCCGCCGACGGAGGCGATCATTGCCAGGATCGCTGCGGTCGTCCTGAGCCGGTCGGACCTCTCGGTCGAGGTCAGCGGCCACACCGACGATGTCCCCATCGCCACGCCCAACTTTCCCTCGAACTGGGAGCTTTCGGCGGCGCGGGCGGCCCGCGTGGCGCGCCACCTGATCGAAAACGGGGTCGATCCCTCCCGGATCCGCGTGCTGGGCTACGCCGACCAGAGGCCCCGCGCCGCATCGAGGAGGGAAAACCGGCGCGTCGAGATCAGGCTGTACCGCGACGGCGCCGGCCGGGGCGCGGCCGCCGGGTAA
- a CDS encoding MotA/TolQ/ExbB proton channel family protein, translating to MLRAIIVGIAVSGAIAMVAAAWPELIDFPSLAITLGGAAGVTFLSYSRRQLGDLAWAAASLLDKGQPSVYEHARELARLTHLYRLEGLRGLENQERYLADAFLRKTVGMLVDLHREEQIRSNLQQALAEAVRRYESARQVLMTLGRLLPSFGLIGTLAGMVSLLKNLTGPDPDSLPPALGLAVLTTFYGAVLANVLVAPLAARLHHVAVETEGRMRLTLDWATGILRGEGGLPSTGKAVWAVSGLGSGPQRAWLPIALPARR from the coding sequence GTGTTGCGGGCCATTATCGTCGGCATAGCGGTTTCGGGCGCAATCGCCATGGTGGCGGCTGCGTGGCCCGAGCTGATCGATTTTCCGTCTCTGGCGATCACGTTGGGCGGCGCGGCCGGTGTTACCTTTCTCTCCTATTCGCGGCGGCAGCTTGGCGATCTCGCATGGGCCGCTGCCTCGCTGCTGGACAAGGGACAGCCGAGCGTTTACGAGCACGCGCGCGAGCTCGCCCGGCTGACCCACCTCTATCGGCTGGAGGGGCTCAGGGGCCTGGAAAACCAGGAGCGCTATCTGGCCGACGCGTTCCTGCGAAAGACCGTGGGAATGCTCGTCGACCTCCATCGCGAGGAACAGATTCGATCGAACCTCCAGCAGGCGCTCGCGGAAGCGGTCCGGCGGTACGAAAGCGCGCGACAGGTCCTGATGACGCTCGGCAGGCTGCTTCCTTCCTTCGGCCTGATCGGAACGCTGGCGGGCATGGTCTCGCTGCTGAAAAACCTCACCGGGCCCGACCCCGATTCCTTGCCGCCGGCGCTCGGGCTTGCGGTTCTCACTACGTTTTACGGGGCGGTGCTGGCGAACGTCCTTGTCGCTCCGCTGGCGGCGCGGCTCCATCATGTGGCGGTCGAGACGGAAGGGAGAATGCGCCTGACACTGGATTGGGCGACCGGGATTCTGCGGGGCGAAGGAGGGCTACCATCTACGGGCAAGGCGGTGTGGGCAGTGTCGGGCCTCGGCAGCGGACCGCAGCGAGCCTGGCTGCCCATCGCTCTCCCGGCACGACGCTGA
- the fliS gene encoding flagellar export chaperone FliS, with amino-acid sequence MRIGHAQIDVYRQNKFYTADKATLLLMFYQGAIDWLKRAREHMENRRIAEKGAAISKAHAIISELLGSLDFEAGGDLARSLEALYRFMLEQLMRAHVSNQIKPIEDVLSLLATLKEGWEGAVAQLRREAQSSRAAGGG; translated from the coding sequence ATGCGGATTGGTCACGCACAGATCGACGTCTACAGGCAGAACAAGTTCTATACCGCGGACAAGGCCACGCTCCTGCTGATGTTCTACCAGGGAGCGATCGATTGGCTGAAGCGCGCGCGGGAGCACATGGAGAACCGCCGCATCGCCGAGAAGGGCGCAGCGATCTCGAAGGCCCACGCCATCATCTCCGAGCTGCTGGGCAGTCTCGACTTCGAGGCGGGCGGGGATCTGGCGCGCTCGCTCGAGGCGCTCTACCGGTTCATGCTCGAGCAGCTCATGCGCGCGCACGTGAGCAACCAGATCAAGCCGATCGAGGACGTTCTCTCCCTGCTGGCGACGCTGAAGGAAGGCTGGGAGGGAGCCGTGGCCCAGCTCCGCAGAGAGGCGCAGTCGTCCCGTGCGGCAGGCGGTGGTTGA
- the fliD gene encoding flagellar filament capping protein FliD: MATINFTGLATGLDVNGIIDALVAVERRSITLLERQKSSIQTKVDLYQQLSGKFAALETATTRLSTEADFYVKQAASSNETILVATAGSNAEAANHTVTVDTLARATTLASAPFDDTDTTTVGTGTLRITVGTTVTDIPIDSNNNTLAGLRDAINGSGADVTASIVTVDADATPSYRLVVSGKSTGLANAVTIDASGLSGGTPLGFTVTQPAQDATLTVDGISVTRAANVVSDVIPGVTLDLKSAAPGTEVQVTVSYDIEAIEQQVNDFIAAYNDIMTFVHEQTKFDSVTRQGGPLIGDSTLRTLRRNLQSMITTPVAGTPSILADIGVATEKDGTLSVDASKLENALKTDLSGVANIFLDPSDGLAQSVLDFAELATRLGDGILTARIDGAGEAIAQIDDRIAEKKDELERFEQDLIRKFTVLETLVSQINAQGNYLVQQLASLGAQLGTSE; this comes from the coding sequence ATGGCAACGATCAACTTCACCGGCCTCGCCACCGGTCTCGACGTCAACGGCATCATCGACGCGCTGGTCGCGGTGGAACGCCGCTCGATCACGCTGCTCGAGCGACAGAAAAGCTCGATCCAGACGAAGGTCGATCTGTATCAGCAGCTGAGCGGCAAATTCGCCGCCCTCGAAACCGCCACGACCAGGCTTTCGACCGAGGCGGATTTCTACGTCAAGCAAGCGGCGAGCTCGAACGAGACGATCCTCGTCGCGACCGCGGGCTCCAACGCCGAGGCGGCCAACCACACGGTGACCGTGGACACGCTCGCACGCGCGACCACGCTGGCCTCCGCACCCTTCGACGACACCGATACGACGACCGTCGGGACCGGCACGCTGAGGATCACCGTGGGAACGACCGTCACCGACATCCCGATCGATTCGAATAACAACACGCTCGCCGGGCTGCGCGACGCGATCAACGGCTCCGGCGCCGACGTGACCGCCTCGATCGTGACCGTCGACGCCGATGCCACGCCGTCTTATCGACTGGTCGTCAGCGGCAAGTCGACCGGGCTCGCCAATGCGGTCACGATAGATGCCAGCGGCTTGAGCGGCGGCACGCCGCTGGGCTTCACGGTCACGCAGCCGGCGCAGGACGCGACGCTGACCGTCGACGGCATCAGCGTGACGCGAGCGGCCAACGTGGTGTCCGACGTGATCCCCGGGGTGACCCTGGATCTGAAAAGCGCGGCACCCGGGACCGAGGTGCAGGTCACGGTGAGCTACGACATCGAGGCGATCGAGCAGCAGGTGAACGATTTCATCGCCGCGTACAACGACATCATGACCTTCGTTCACGAGCAGACGAAGTTCGACAGCGTCACCAGGCAGGGCGGCCCGCTCATCGGGGACTCCACGCTTCGCACCCTGCGGCGAAACCTCCAGTCGATGATCACCACGCCGGTTGCCGGAACGCCCTCGATCCTCGCGGATATCGGCGTCGCCACGGAGAAGGACGGCACGCTCTCGGTGGACGCCTCGAAGCTCGAGAACGCTCTGAAAACCGACTTGAGCGGCGTGGCGAACATCTTCCTCGACCCGTCCGACGGCCTGGCGCAGTCCGTCCTCGACTTCGCGGAGCTCGCCACGCGGCTCGGCGACGGCATTCTCACCGCGCGCATCGACGGGGCCGGCGAGGCGATCGCGCAAATCGACGATCGCATCGCTGAAAAGAAAGACGAGCTGGAGCGGTTCGAGCAGGACCTGATCCGCAAGTTCACCGTGCTGGAGACGCTGGTGAGCCAGATCAACGCTCAGGGAAACTATCTCGTGCAACAGCTCGCCAGCCTAGGCGCGCAGCTCGGCACCTCGGAATAG
- a CDS encoding flagellar protein FlaG, whose protein sequence is MKVDPAHLVARAAGQRREGLGARAGSPPVADATDPPAEAERERWSHPPEPTSLNVLVDSHRVRLKFAQDEETGIRVVQVIDAESGELIRQVPPEELIEITEMLREFRGLFISRES, encoded by the coding sequence ATGAAAGTCGACCCCGCCCACCTCGTCGCCCGGGCCGCCGGGCAAAGGCGCGAAGGACTTGGAGCGCGCGCGGGATCTCCGCCAGTTGCGGATGCCACGGACCCGCCGGCCGAAGCGGAGCGAGAACGCTGGTCGCATCCGCCGGAGCCGACCTCCCTCAACGTCCTCGTCGATTCGCACCGGGTCCGGCTCAAATTCGCGCAGGACGAGGAGACGGGGATCCGGGTGGTTCAGGTGATCGACGCCGAATCCGGAGAGCTGATCCGGCAGGTTCCGCCGGAGGAGCTGATCGAGATCACCGAGATGCTCAGGGAATTCAGGGGCCTTTTCATTTCGAGGGAATCGTAG